In Flavobacterium sp. N3904, one DNA window encodes the following:
- a CDS encoding 3-oxoacyl-ACP synthase III family protein, whose protein sequence is MKIKITGIGSYIPEKKISNTDFSEHVFLNEDGTPFAYPNEVVINKFKGITGIEKRRYAEDHYTSSDLAFFAAQKAIENAAIDPETLDYIIFAHNFGDVKHGTSQSDIIPSLATRVKHKLQIKNPKCVAYDILFGCPGWIEGVLQANAFIKSGMAKKCLVIGAETLSRVVDAHDRDSMIYSDGAGASIIEASEDESGMLSYESATFAAEEAHFLYFGKSYNPDLDPDTKYIKMYGRKIYEFALSQVPSAMKSCLDKSGIAIEDVKKILIHQANEKMDEAIIHRFYKLYGKTPPKDVMPMSIAELGNSSVATVPTLFDLLIQGKIENQEIKKGDVLLFASVGAGMNVNAFVYRY, encoded by the coding sequence ATGAAAATAAAAATAACTGGAATAGGAAGTTATATTCCTGAGAAAAAAATAAGCAATACCGACTTTAGCGAACATGTTTTCTTAAACGAAGACGGTACTCCATTCGCCTATCCAAATGAAGTTGTCATCAATAAATTTAAAGGCATTACAGGTATCGAAAAAAGAAGATATGCAGAGGATCATTATACCTCATCTGATCTTGCTTTCTTTGCTGCTCAAAAAGCTATTGAAAACGCAGCAATAGATCCCGAAACCTTAGATTATATTATTTTTGCCCATAATTTTGGCGATGTAAAACACGGCACAAGTCAATCTGATATTATTCCGAGTTTGGCCACTAGAGTCAAACATAAATTACAGATAAAAAATCCAAAATGTGTCGCTTACGATATCCTTTTTGGTTGCCCAGGCTGGATTGAAGGCGTGCTACAAGCCAATGCTTTCATAAAATCGGGTATGGCCAAAAAATGTTTGGTTATTGGTGCCGAGACCCTTTCAAGAGTAGTAGATGCTCACGACAGAGACTCCATGATTTACTCTGATGGAGCTGGCGCCTCAATTATTGAAGCCTCAGAAGACGAAAGCGGAATGTTATCTTATGAAAGTGCAACCTTCGCTGCCGAAGAAGCCCATTTTCTTTATTTCGGAAAATCATACAACCCCGATCTGGATCCAGATACGAAGTACATCAAAATGTACGGCCGCAAAATTTACGAATTTGCACTAAGCCAAGTCCCATCGGCAATGAAAAGCTGTTTGGACAAAAGCGGAATCGCCATTGAAGATGTAAAAAAAATCCTAATTCACCAAGCAAATGAAAAAATGGATGAAGCTATCATTCATCGTTTTTACAAATTATACGGTAAAACACCTCCGAAAGACGTGATGCCAATGAGCATCGCCGAACTAGGAAACAGTAGTGTCGCCACGGTACCTACTTTATTTGATTTGTTAATTCAAGGAAAAATAGAAAATCAAGAAATTAAAAAAGGAGATGTACTACTTTTTGCTTCAGTAGGAGCGGGAATGAATGTCAATGCTTTTGTATATCGATACTAA
- a CDS encoding TonB-dependent receptor plug domain-containing protein, giving the protein MKISKILLTICLSFVLFGYGQNKLTGKVVDFNNKPVAKAKIYLDSINSKMITNKDGEFEILVPAKVSTINVYSDEYGLLSSKYNNEDNLNFVFLEADKSKKIKKGSDVSIVYSKSEKKYEVIQSQSNTTSDIHTYNTIYDMIRGKLAGVEVSRTNKITIRGFSSMVNSGDPLFVVNGMVVSNIDFLTPNNVKSIEALKGAEASIYGSRGSNGAIVITTKK; this is encoded by the coding sequence ATGAAAATTTCAAAGATATTACTCACTATTTGTTTGTCATTTGTTCTTTTTGGATATGGTCAAAATAAGTTAACTGGAAAGGTTGTCGATTTTAACAACAAACCCGTAGCAAAAGCTAAAATATATTTAGATTCCATAAACTCCAAAATGATCACAAATAAAGATGGAGAATTTGAAATTTTAGTTCCTGCAAAGGTGAGTACTATTAATGTTTACTCTGATGAATACGGATTATTATCCTCTAAATACAATAATGAAGACAACTTGAATTTTGTGTTTTTAGAGGCTGATAAGTCAAAAAAAATAAAAAAAGGAAGTGATGTTTCAATTGTATATTCAAAATCAGAAAAAAAATATGAAGTCATCCAATCTCAGAGTAATACCACAAGTGATATTCATACTTACAACACTATTTATGATATGATAAGAGGCAAATTAGCAGGAGTGGAAGTATCAAGAACTAACAAAATAACCATTCGAGGATTTAGTTCAATGGTAAATAGTGGCGATCCATTATTTGTTGTTAATGGAATGGTAGTGTCAAATATTGATTTTCTTACTCCTAATAATGTAAAATCAATAGAGGCTTTAAAAGGCGCTGAGGCTTCTATTTATGGATCTCGAGGGTCTAATGGTGCTATAGTAATAACAACAAAAAAATAA
- the gcvP gene encoding aminomethyl-transferring glycine dehydrogenase — protein sequence MKTDSFALRHIGPRETDLQHMLKTIGVDSIERLVYETLPDDIRLKAPLALDPAMTEYEYSNHIAQLGSKNKMFQSYIGLGYNQAIVPAVIQRNIFENPGWYTAYTPYQAEIAQGRLEAILNFQTMVVELTGMEIANASLLDEATAAAEAMALLFDVRSRDQKKNNTNKFFVSEEILPQTLSVLETRSTPIGIELVVGNHETFDFSSDFFGAILQYPGKYGQVNDYTSFIAKAAANEIKVAVAADILSLTKLTPPGEMGAAVVVGTTQRFGIPLGYGGPHAAYFATKDEYKRSMPGRIIGVTVDTNGNRALRMALQTREQHIKRDKATSNICTAQVLLSVMAGMYAVYHGPKGLKYIANKVHALTATLSNELEKLGLQQTNTAFFDTIVIKADAQKVRTIAEQNEVNFYYIDNNTVSISLNETTSIADINKIVSIFASANGTQATTIETLSEAVHFPEDLIRTSSFLQHDVFNKFHSESAMMRYIKMLERKDLSLNHSMISLGSCTMKLNAASEMLPLSNALWNNIHPFAPLDQAQGYQEMLSKLEQQLNVITGFAGTTLQPNSGAQGEYAGLMVIRAYHQSRGDHHRNIALIPSSAHGTNPASAAMAGMKVIVTKTLENGNIDVDDLREKAILHKDDLSCLMVTYPSTHGVFESAIIEITRIIHENGGQVYMDGANMNAQVGLTNPATIGADVCHLNLHKTFAIPHGGGGPGVGPICVAKHLVPFLPSNPVIPTGGSNAITGISAAPWGSALVCLISYGYITMLGADGLKESTEHAILNANYIKEKLNGHYDTLYSGEMGRAAHEMILECRPFKQKGIEVTDIAKRLMDYGFHAPTVSFPVAGTLMIEPTESENLEELDRFCDAMISIRKEIEAASIEDSNNVLKNSPHTLAMLTAETWDFPYSREQAAFPLEYIAENKFWPTVRRADDAYGDRNLVCSCAPIEAYIES from the coding sequence ATGAAAACAGATTCTTTTGCTTTAAGACACATTGGCCCGAGAGAAACCGATTTACAACACATGTTGAAAACCATAGGAGTTGACTCCATAGAGCGACTTGTTTATGAAACCCTCCCGGATGATATTCGTCTAAAAGCACCACTTGCTTTAGACCCAGCCATGACCGAATATGAGTATTCCAACCATATCGCCCAGTTGGGAAGCAAAAACAAAATGTTTCAATCGTACATCGGTTTAGGATACAATCAAGCTATTGTTCCAGCGGTAATTCAAAGAAATATTTTTGAAAACCCAGGATGGTACACCGCTTACACTCCTTACCAAGCCGAAATAGCTCAAGGTCGTCTGGAAGCTATTTTGAATTTCCAAACAATGGTTGTTGAATTGACTGGAATGGAAATTGCCAATGCTTCTTTACTTGATGAAGCGACTGCAGCTGCCGAAGCTATGGCTTTACTTTTTGATGTAAGATCACGTGATCAAAAGAAAAACAATACCAATAAATTCTTCGTTTCCGAAGAAATATTACCTCAAACTTTATCGGTTTTAGAAACTCGTTCTACTCCAATCGGAATAGAATTGGTTGTGGGTAACCACGAAACTTTTGATTTCTCATCCGACTTTTTTGGAGCTATCCTTCAATATCCAGGGAAATACGGTCAGGTAAACGACTATACCTCCTTTATTGCAAAAGCTGCTGCCAATGAAATAAAAGTAGCCGTAGCTGCCGATATTTTGAGTTTAACAAAACTGACTCCTCCAGGAGAAATGGGAGCTGCAGTAGTGGTGGGAACCACACAACGTTTCGGAATTCCGTTAGGTTACGGTGGGCCACACGCTGCTTATTTTGCCACCAAAGACGAATACAAACGTTCTATGCCGGGAAGGATCATTGGGGTAACTGTTGATACTAACGGGAACCGTGCTTTGCGTATGGCTTTGCAAACTCGTGAGCAACACATCAAACGTGATAAAGCGACTTCAAACATCTGTACTGCCCAAGTTTTACTTTCAGTTATGGCAGGAATGTACGCCGTATACCACGGCCCAAAAGGTTTAAAATATATCGCTAACAAAGTTCACGCTTTGACAGCCACTTTGTCTAACGAATTGGAAAAACTAGGCTTGCAACAAACTAACACGGCTTTCTTTGACACTATTGTTATCAAAGCCGATGCTCAAAAAGTACGCACGATTGCTGAACAAAACGAAGTAAACTTTTACTACATAGACAACAATACCGTTTCTATTTCTTTGAATGAAACAACAAGTATTGCCGACATCAATAAAATCGTTAGCATTTTCGCTTCCGCAAATGGTACCCAAGCAACAACAATCGAGACTTTATCAGAAGCCGTTCATTTCCCTGAGGATTTAATCAGAACATCATCTTTCTTACAACATGATGTTTTCAATAAATTCCACTCAGAATCAGCGATGATGCGTTACATCAAAATGTTGGAGCGTAAAGATTTATCATTGAATCACTCAATGATTTCTCTAGGATCTTGTACCATGAAACTGAATGCAGCTTCAGAAATGTTGCCATTAAGTAACGCGCTTTGGAACAACATTCACCCTTTTGCACCGCTAGACCAAGCACAAGGATACCAAGAAATGTTGTCTAAACTAGAACAACAATTAAACGTAATCACTGGTTTTGCAGGAACTACTTTACAGCCTAACTCAGGAGCACAGGGAGAATATGCAGGATTAATGGTTATTCGTGCTTACCACCAATCTCGTGGTGATCACCATAGAAATATTGCTTTAATTCCATCATCGGCTCACGGAACCAATCCGGCTTCTGCAGCTATGGCGGGTATGAAAGTGATCGTAACCAAAACATTGGAAAATGGAAATATAGACGTAGATGATTTGCGCGAAAAAGCGATTCTTCACAAAGATGATCTTTCTTGCTTGATGGTAACCTATCCATCGACTCACGGAGTTTTTGAAAGTGCAATTATCGAAATTACAAGAATCATCCACGAAAACGGTGGTCAAGTCTATATGGACGGAGCCAATATGAATGCACAAGTTGGTTTAACCAACCCAGCAACCATAGGAGCTGACGTTTGTCACTTGAACCTTCACAAAACATTCGCCATCCCTCACGGTGGTGGTGGACCAGGTGTAGGACCTATTTGTGTGGCCAAACACTTAGTACCATTCTTGCCATCCAACCCAGTTATCCCAACAGGAGGAAGCAATGCCATCACCGGTATTTCTGCAGCACCTTGGGGATCGGCATTGGTATGTTTAATCTCTTACGGTTACATCACGATGCTAGGAGCAGACGGTTTGAAAGAATCTACAGAACACGCAATCCTAAACGCCAATTACATCAAAGAAAAATTAAACGGTCACTACGATACGTTATATTCTGGCGAAATGGGTCGCGCGGCTCACGAAATGATTTTGGAATGTCGTCCTTTCAAACAAAAAGGAATCGAAGTTACCGATATCGCCAAACGTTTGATGGATTATGGTTTCCATGCACCAACCGTTTCTTTCCCAGTGGCAGGAACCTTAATGATCGAGCCAACCGAAAGCGAAAACCTAGAAGAATTAGACCGTTTTTGTGACGCCATGATTTCGATTCGTAAAGAAATCGAAGCGGCAAGCATCGAAGACAGCAACAACGTATTGAAAAATTCTCCCCATACACTAGCCATGCTTACTGCCGAAACTTGGGATTTCCCATACAGCAGAGAGCAAGCCGCTTTCCCACTGGAGTACATCGCCGAAAACAAATTCTGGCCTACCGTTCGTAGAGCCGATGATGCTTACGGAGATAGAAACCTAGTGTGCAGCTGTGCGCCAATTGAAGCGTATATTGAAAGTTAG
- a CDS encoding M3 family metallopeptidase, giving the protein MNILLQKFDTKLDTAPFSKIKNEDYLPAFQEAIVLAKAEIDAIVSNTENPTFQNTIEALSFSGDTLDRISSVFFNLNSAETSDEMQKIAQEVSPLLSEFGNDVRLNASLFAKVKTVYDQRDSLNLNPEQTTLLDKQYKSFSRNGANLPEDKKNQLREIDKELSKLSLQFGENVLTETNAFELHLTDYKHLAGLPEGTIEAARSLAKAQEKEGWIFTLDHPSYIPFVTYADNRELRKKMAIAFGAKCFQNNGFDNQEIVLKIVKFRFERANLLGYKTHAHFVLEERMAESPEKVLSFSNDLLAKAKPAAQKEFEQLSAFAKELDGIEQLEKWDGAYYSEKLKQQLFNLDDEKLKPYFQLEEVLNGAFTIAKKLYGLTFSEIFDIDKYHEEVTTYEVTDKNNELVAVFYADFFPRKGKRNGAWMTSFKSQYIKHGKNERPHISNVCNFTKPTETKPSLLTFNEVTTLFHEFGHGLHGMLANTTYPNLSGTSVYWDFVELPSQIMENWCYEPEALALFAHHYETGEVIPQEYVQKIKESASFQEGLATMRQLSFGLLDMAWHGQNPTNITDIKTFETEQFASTQLYPDVKENAMSTAFSHIFQGGYSSGYYSYKWAEVLDADAFAYFLEEGIFNTEVAERFKENVLSKGGTEHPMILYKRFRGQEPKPDSLLKRAGLL; this is encoded by the coding sequence ATGAATATACTACTCCAGAAATTTGACACCAAGCTAGACACGGCGCCATTTTCTAAAATAAAAAACGAAGATTACCTTCCTGCTTTTCAGGAAGCAATTGTCTTGGCGAAAGCAGAAATTGATGCTATTGTAAGCAATACAGAAAATCCTACTTTTCAAAATACTATTGAGGCATTGTCTTTTAGCGGCGATACTTTGGACCGAATTTCAAGTGTTTTCTTTAATTTAAACTCTGCAGAGACGAGTGACGAAATGCAAAAAATCGCCCAAGAGGTTTCTCCTTTATTGTCTGAATTTGGAAATGACGTTCGCTTGAATGCTTCTTTATTTGCAAAAGTAAAAACGGTTTACGACCAAAGAGATTCTTTGAACTTAAATCCGGAACAAACTACACTTCTAGACAAACAGTACAAAAGCTTTTCCAGAAATGGAGCTAATTTGCCAGAAGACAAGAAAAATCAACTACGTGAAATTGACAAAGAATTATCAAAACTAAGTTTACAATTTGGAGAAAATGTGTTGACTGAAACCAACGCTTTCGAATTACATCTTACTGATTACAAACATTTAGCAGGTTTACCGGAAGGAACCATCGAAGCGGCTCGTTCATTGGCGAAAGCGCAAGAAAAAGAAGGCTGGATTTTTACGTTGGATCATCCAAGTTACATTCCGTTTGTGACGTATGCGGACAATCGTGAATTACGTAAAAAAATGGCTATTGCTTTTGGTGCAAAATGTTTTCAAAACAACGGATTTGACAATCAGGAAATTGTTCTAAAAATTGTCAAATTTCGTTTTGAAAGAGCCAATCTTTTGGGCTATAAAACCCATGCCCATTTTGTTCTTGAAGAGCGTATGGCTGAAAGCCCAGAGAAAGTATTGTCTTTTTCAAATGATTTATTGGCCAAAGCCAAACCAGCGGCGCAAAAAGAATTTGAACAATTGTCTGCGTTCGCCAAAGAACTAGACGGAATCGAACAACTTGAAAAATGGGACGGCGCATATTATTCAGAAAAATTGAAGCAACAATTATTCAATTTGGATGATGAGAAATTGAAACCGTATTTCCAATTGGAGGAAGTATTAAATGGTGCTTTTACCATTGCTAAAAAACTATATGGATTGACTTTTTCAGAGATTTTCGATATCGACAAATACCATGAAGAAGTAACTACCTATGAAGTAACAGACAAAAACAACGAATTGGTGGCAGTTTTTTATGCTGATTTCTTTCCGCGAAAAGGCAAACGTAATGGTGCTTGGATGACTTCTTTCAAATCACAATACATTAAACACGGGAAAAACGAAAGACCTCATATTTCTAATGTTTGCAACTTTACAAAACCTACCGAAACCAAGCCGTCACTTTTGACTTTTAACGAAGTGACTACTTTATTTCACGAATTTGGTCACGGATTGCACGGAATGTTAGCCAATACGACCTATCCAAATCTATCGGGAACATCGGTTTATTGGGACTTTGTAGAATTACCAAGCCAGATTATGGAAAATTGGTGTTACGAACCTGAAGCTTTGGCTTTGTTTGCTCATCATTATGAAACTGGAGAAGTTATTCCGCAGGAATATGTACAAAAAATTAAAGAAAGCGCTAGTTTTCAGGAAGGTTTGGCTACGATGCGCCAACTGAGTTTTGGCTTATTGGATATGGCTTGGCACGGACAGAACCCAACGAATATTACAGACATCAAAACTTTTGAAACCGAGCAATTTGCTTCGACACAATTGTATCCAGATGTAAAAGAAAATGCAATGAGTACAGCCTTTTCACATATTTTTCAAGGAGGATATTCTTCTGGATATTATAGTTACAAATGGGCCGAGGTTCTTGATGCCGACGCTTTCGCTTATTTCTTAGAGGAAGGAATATTTAATACCGAAGTGGCCGAAAGATTCAAAGAAAATGTACTTTCAAAAGGCGGAACAGAACACCCAATGATTTTATACAAACGTTTTAGAGGACAAGAACCAAAACCAGATTCTTTGTTGAAAAGAGCGGGATTGTTATAA
- the purE gene encoding 5-(carboxyamino)imidazole ribonucleotide mutase, translated as MMKVAIIMGSISDMPVMQDAIDILKGFDIAVEVDIVSAHRTPEKLFDFSKNAHTRGISVIIAGAGGAAHLPGMVASMSPLPVIGVPVKSSNSIDGWDSVLSILQMPGGVPVATVALNGAKNAGILAAQIIGSADATILDKIITYKEGLKEAVYKSSENLNK; from the coding sequence ATTATGAAAGTAGCCATAATCATGGGAAGTATTTCGGATATGCCGGTAATGCAAGATGCCATAGACATTTTAAAAGGATTCGATATAGCTGTAGAAGTTGATATTGTATCGGCACACAGAACCCCAGAAAAATTATTTGATTTTAGTAAAAACGCTCATACTCGCGGTATTTCGGTAATCATTGCCGGAGCTGGAGGTGCAGCGCATTTACCAGGAATGGTAGCATCGATGTCTCCATTGCCTGTCATTGGAGTTCCTGTAAAATCAAGTAATTCTATCGATGGTTGGGACAGTGTTTTGTCAATTTTACAAATGCCCGGCGGTGTTCCTGTAGCAACCGTTGCTTTAAATGGCGCCAAAAATGCTGGAATTCTTGCCGCTCAAATTATTGGTAGCGCCGACGCAACTATTTTAGATAAAATCATAACATATAAGGAAGGTCTGAAAGAAGCGGTTTATAAATCTTCTGAAAACTTAAATAAGTAA
- a CDS encoding 5-(carboxyamino)imidazole ribonucleotide synthase, translated as MNYFSSSFKLGILGGGQLGKMLLFDTRKFDIQTYVLDPSDEAPCKIACNQFFQGDLMDFETVYNFGKQVDVLTFEIELVNLDALEKLENEGVKVFPSPKTLKLIQNKGIQKEFYIKNNIPTAPFKRYATLKDLVVDLVDSNIQLPFVWKCTEFGYDGNGVKVIRQTADLENLPNVECIAETMVPFKNELAVIVCRNPQGEIKTYPVVEMEFHPEANQVEYVICPARIDDKVAEKARLIALNVSQQFNHVGLLAVEMFQTEDDEILVNEVAPRPHNSGHYSIEASYTSQFENHLRAILDLPLGNSESKVAGIMVNLSGAEGFSGDVVYENIEKILGWNGVTPHIYGKKQTRPFRKMGHVTIVNEDINKARRIAEDVKNTIRVISPPTPDGGV; from the coding sequence ATGAATTATTTTTCATCCTCTTTTAAATTAGGTATACTTGGTGGCGGACAATTAGGCAAAATGCTTTTGTTTGACACCAGAAAATTTGACATACAAACTTATGTTCTTGATCCTAGCGATGAAGCTCCCTGCAAAATAGCATGTAATCAATTCTTTCAAGGTGACCTAATGGATTTTGAAACAGTTTACAATTTTGGGAAACAAGTAGATGTTTTGACTTTTGAAATTGAATTGGTGAATTTAGATGCACTTGAAAAATTGGAAAACGAAGGCGTAAAAGTTTTTCCTTCGCCAAAAACACTGAAACTGATTCAGAATAAAGGAATTCAAAAGGAGTTTTATATCAAAAATAATATTCCAACAGCACCTTTCAAGCGATACGCGACATTAAAAGATTTAGTAGTCGATTTAGTAGATTCTAATATTCAACTTCCTTTTGTATGGAAATGTACCGAATTTGGATACGACGGAAACGGTGTAAAAGTCATTAGACAAACAGCTGATTTAGAAAATTTACCGAATGTAGAATGTATTGCCGAAACGATGGTTCCTTTCAAAAATGAATTGGCCGTAATCGTTTGCCGCAATCCGCAAGGAGAAATAAAAACATATCCTGTAGTCGAAATGGAGTTTCATCCCGAAGCCAACCAAGTGGAATATGTAATTTGTCCCGCTCGAATTGATGACAAAGTAGCCGAAAAAGCGAGACTGATTGCTTTGAATGTTTCGCAGCAATTCAATCATGTTGGACTATTGGCGGTTGAAATGTTCCAAACCGAAGATGATGAAATCTTGGTAAACGAAGTGGCTCCTCGCCCACATAATTCAGGTCATTACTCGATTGAAGCGAGTTATACTTCGCAATTTGAAAACCATTTACGCGCGATTCTAGATCTGCCATTAGGAAATAGCGAGAGTAAAGTTGCTGGAATTATGGTTAATCTCTCTGGAGCTGAAGGTTTCTCTGGAGATGTCGTTTACGAAAACATAGAGAAAATATTAGGATGGAATGGAGTTACACCACACATTTACGGCAAGAAACAAACGCGTCCTTTTAGAAAAATGGGGCACGTAACCATTGTCAATGAAGACATAAACAAAGCTAGGAGAATAGCCGAGGATGTGAAAAATACGATAAGAGTAATAAGCCCCCCAACCCCCGACGGGGGAGTCTAA
- the hpt gene encoding hypoxanthine phosphoribosyltransferase yields the protein MIQLHDKQFVPFISAKEINFAIEKMVAQIEDDFFDETPIFIGVLNGSFMVVSDFLKLYKKPCEVSFIKLASYEGTTSTESVKQLIGLNQDLTGRTVVVIEDIIDTGNTLEELKKLFKSQNVKHFKIATLFFKPDAFKKDLKIDYVGIRIPNKFIVGFGLDYDGLGRNLPEVYQLKE from the coding sequence GTGATACAACTACACGATAAACAATTTGTTCCGTTTATTTCAGCCAAAGAGATAAACTTTGCTATTGAAAAAATGGTAGCGCAAATAGAAGACGATTTTTTTGATGAAACACCAATTTTTATTGGAGTCTTGAATGGTTCTTTTATGGTGGTTTCCGATTTTTTAAAATTATACAAAAAACCCTGTGAGGTTTCTTTTATCAAACTGGCTTCTTACGAAGGAACAACTTCCACAGAATCGGTTAAGCAATTAATCGGTTTAAACCAGGATTTAACTGGGCGCACCGTCGTTGTTATTGAAGATATTATCGATACAGGAAATACTTTAGAGGAATTGAAAAAATTGTTTAAAAGTCAAAATGTAAAGCATTTTAAAATCGCAACCTTGTTCTTCAAACCCGATGCTTTCAAAAAAGACCTGAAAATTGATTATGTCGGTATCCGAATTCCTAACAAATTCATCGTTGGTTTTGGTTTGGATTATGATGGTTTAGGTAGGAATTTACCAGAAGTATATCAATTAAAAGAATAA
- a CDS encoding adenylate kinase, whose amino-acid sequence MINIVLFGKPGAGKGTQAEFLKEKYKLTHISTGDVFRYNLKNDTPLGKEARVYMDAGDLVPDELTTKMLIDEVNKHLDSNGILFDGYPRTIGQAEALDAFLPTIGSSVTATVALEADDNILVARLLERGKTSGRVDDQDEEKIRNRYQEYNEKTAPLMGYYKDQNKFHAVNGIGTIQEITERLTAVIDNL is encoded by the coding sequence ATGATCAATATAGTTTTATTTGGAAAGCCAGGAGCCGGAAAAGGAACTCAGGCTGAGTTTTTAAAAGAAAAATACAAATTAACACACATTTCAACTGGAGATGTTTTTCGTTATAACCTGAAAAATGATACTCCATTGGGCAAAGAAGCAAGAGTATATATGGATGCTGGGGATTTGGTTCCAGACGAATTAACGACCAAAATGCTTATTGATGAGGTAAACAAACATTTGGATTCCAACGGAATTTTATTCGACGGATATCCAAGAACAATCGGTCAAGCCGAAGCATTAGACGCATTTTTACCAACAATTGGTTCAAGTGTAACTGCAACAGTAGCCCTTGAAGCCGATGATAATATTCTGGTAGCAAGATTATTGGAAAGAGGAAAAACTAGCGGAAGAGTTGACGACCAAGACGAAGAAAAAATCAGAAACCGTTACCAAGAATACAACGAAAAAACAGCTCCATTGATGGGGTATTACAAGGACCAAAATAAGTTTCACGCTGTAAATGGAATAGGAACTATTCAGGAAATTACAGAAAGACTTACGGCAGTTATTGATAATTTGTAG
- a CDS encoding hemolysin family protein, whose amino-acid sequence MSEIALISARKNRLETAAKKGNKSAQIALDLANSPNKFLSTVQIGITLIGILTGIYSGDKITADVEIFVKGFHLLAPFSHSIAVGIVVVILTFFSLVLGELLPKRIGLNHPEGIAKAVALPMKIVSIITAPFIWLLMTSTDFLLDILKIKPTADGKVTEEEIKAIIKEGTEGGEVQEIEQDIVERVFHIGDRKINSLMTHRKAVMILPLHADKNKVKEFMLKELHSIYPVYGDNHDDIVGVVNLKNIFAHFENENFNLAEIMTEAPFMMEQTTAYKALEQFKETGVHYALVSDEYGVFQGVITLNDILEALVGNASDFYKDDFQLIEREDGTWMVDGHYSLHDFLTYFELDDLINDYEVTTVSGLIMTELSRIPKEGEKLIWHKFELEVIDMDGVKIDKVMVKALKG is encoded by the coding sequence ATGTCTGAAATCGCATTGATTTCGGCCAGGAAAAACAGATTGGAAACCGCAGCAAAAAAAGGAAACAAAAGCGCTCAAATCGCTTTGGATTTAGCCAATTCGCCAAACAAATTCCTGTCAACGGTTCAAATAGGCATAACACTTATTGGAATACTTACCGGGATTTACAGCGGCGACAAAATAACTGCCGATGTAGAAATATTTGTAAAAGGATTTCATCTATTAGCGCCGTTTTCACATTCAATTGCTGTTGGAATAGTTGTTGTGATACTTACATTTTTTTCTTTGGTGTTGGGAGAGTTGTTGCCTAAAAGAATTGGGTTAAACCATCCTGAAGGTATTGCCAAAGCAGTGGCATTACCCATGAAAATTGTTTCGATAATTACGGCTCCATTTATATGGTTACTAATGACTTCGACCGATTTTTTATTGGATATTCTGAAAATAAAACCCACAGCTGATGGGAAAGTAACCGAAGAAGAGATAAAAGCCATAATCAAAGAAGGTACTGAAGGTGGTGAAGTTCAGGAAATAGAACAAGATATAGTAGAACGTGTTTTTCATATTGGAGATCGAAAAATCAATTCGTTAATGACCCATAGAAAAGCGGTTATGATTTTGCCTTTGCACGCAGACAAAAACAAAGTAAAGGAGTTTATGCTGAAAGAACTGCATTCTATTTACCCAGTTTATGGAGATAATCACGATGATATTGTTGGAGTAGTTAACTTAAAAAATATCTTCGCTCATTTTGAAAACGAAAACTTCAATTTGGCCGAAATTATGACTGAAGCTCCTTTTATGATGGAGCAAACTACTGCATACAAAGCGCTGGAACAGTTTAAGGAAACAGGAGTTCATTATGCGCTAGTTTCAGATGAATATGGCGTTTTTCAAGGAGTAATTACGCTGAATGATATTCTCGAAGCACTAGTAGGTAATGCATCTGATTTTTATAAAGATGACTTCCAATTAATTGAAAGAGAAGATGGAACTTGGATGGTAGATGGACATTATTCACTACACGATTTCTTGACTTATTTCGAGTTGGATGATTTGATAAATGATTATGAAGTAACCACAGTAAGCGGATTAATAATGACCGAATTATCACGTATCCCAAAAGAAGGAGAAAAGTTGATTTGGCACAAGTTTGAGTTAGAGGTCATCGATATGGATGGCGTGAAGATTGATAAAGTAATGGTTAAAGCCTTAAAAGGGTAA